The nucleotide sequence AGATTATTCTAAGATTATTGGCTCATTATTGTTATAAATTTTTTCGGAGATTGCTCATGAGGTTTTTGCGGTCGGTTCGTACTCTGCTGGCGGGTGTCACCGTTCTCTGGTTGGGAGCCGCCCAAGCGGATGTCACGCTGTTGAATGTCGCCTATGATGTGACGCGGGAGTTGTACAAAGATATCAATACCGCCTTCATCGAACACTGGGCGAAAACCACCGGCGAGCGGATCTCGGTCGAGCAATCCCATGGCGGGTCCAGCAAGCAAGCGCTGTCGGTGGCCTCCGGTTTGGAGGCCGACGTGGTGACCATGAATCAGGTCACCGACATCGACCTATTGGCGCGCTCCGGCGTGGTGTCGGAAGACTGGCGCAAGCGGCTCCCCTACAACAGTGCCCCCTATACCTCCACCACGATTTTCCTGGTGCGCAAGGGCAATCCGAAAAATATCCGCGATTGGGATGACTTGGCCAAGCCGGGCGTGGCGGTGATCGTGCCCAATCCCAAGGTGACCGGTAACGGCCGCTACACGTATCTGGCGGCTTGGGGTTATGCGGTGAAAAAAGGCGGCGATGAGGCGGCGGCGCGCGAGTTCGTGACCCGCTTGTTTCGCAACGTGCCGGTGCTGGACGGCGGCGGGCGCGGCGCCACCACCACTTTCACCCAGCGCAACATGGGCGATGTGCTGGTGACCTTCGAAAACGAAGCGGTGCTGATCAATCGCGAGCTAGGGACCGGTCAGTTCGACGTGGTTTATCCCTCCATCAGCGTCGAGGCGGAAGCGCCGGTCGCCGTAGCGGACAAAGTGGTGGACAAGAAAGGCACCCGCAAACAGGCGCAAGCGTATCTGGAATTCCTCTATTCCCCGGCGGCTCAGGAGATCATCGCCCGCCACTTTTACCGGCCGCGGCTGGAGGCGGTGTTTCGGAAACATGCCGAGCAATTCAAGTCGCTGCAACTGTTTACCATCGATGAGGTGTTCGGGAGCTGGGCCAAGGCGCAACAAACCCATTTTGCCGACGGGGGCGTGTACGATCAGATCGTGGTGAATCGTTGATGGCCGTGGCCAAGACGCCCCGCGTCTTGCCGGGACTGCCGCTAACCCTGGGGTACAGTTTGTTTTATCTGGGCCTGGTCGTGCTGGTGCCGCTCAGCACGGTGTTTTTAAAATCCGCGACGCTGGATTGGGAGCAGTTCTGGGCCATCGTCAGCGCACCGCGAGTGATGGCCTCTTATCGCGTGACCTTCGGCACCGCGCTGCTGGCTGCTTCGCTCAACGGCGTGTTCGGGTTGATTTTCGCTTGGGTGCTGGTGCGCTACAGCTTTCCCGGCAAGCGGGTGGTGGACGCGCTGGTGGATTTGCCTTTCGCCTTGCCCACGGCGGTCGCCGGTATCGCGCTGACCGCCATTTACGCCGGCAACGGCTGGCTGGGCCAATGGCTGGAACCGCTGGGGGTCAAGGTGGCCTTTACCCCGTTGGGTATTCTGATCGCGCTGACCTTCATCGGCTTGCCGTTCGTGGTGCGCACGGTGCAGCCGGTGCTGGAAGAGTTGGATACCGAACTGGAGGAAGCCGCCGCCTGTCTCGGCGCGGACCGCTGGCAAACCTTCTGGCGCGTGGTGCTGCCGGTGCTGCTGCCGGCGCTGCTTACCGGCTTTGCGCTGGCCTTCGCGCGGGCGGTCGGCGAATACGGCTCGGTCATCTTCATCGCCGGCAACGTGCCGCTGGTCTCGGAAATCACCCCGTTGCTGATCATCAGCAAGCTGGAACAATTTGATTATACCGGCGCCACGGCCATCGCCGTGGTGATGCTGGTGGTCTCCTTTGCGTTGTTGTTCGTGATCAACGGCTTGCAAATCTGGGCCAACCGCAGCCGGGCGAGGTCTTGACCGTGGGCGCCGCCGTTGCCACCCACTGGACCACCCACGCACGGCGCTTTGAGGCGAGCGCCGCCACCCGCGAACCCGCGTGGGTGAAGGGTGTGCTGCTTGCGATTGCGCTAGGGTTTTTCGCCCTGTTTCTGGTATTGCCGCTGGCGACCGTTTTCACCGAGGCGCTGCGCAGAGGTTGGAGCGTTTATCTGGCTGCGCTGGTGGAACCGGACGCGCTGTCGGCCATCGGCTTGACCTTGTTGGTCGCCGCCATCGCCGTACCTCTCAATCTGGTGTTTGGGATTTCGGTGGCCTGGGCCATCGCCAAGTTCAATTTTCCCGGCAAGCATTTGCTGGGCACCTTGATCGATTTGCCGTTTTCGGTTTCACCCGTTGTGGCCGGCTTGATTTACGTGCTGCTGTTCGGGGCGCAGGGCTGGTTTGGAGGGTGGCTGATCGCCCACGATCTGAAAATCATCTTTGCCGTGCCGGGTTTGGTGCTGGCCACCGTGTTTGTCACTTGCCCCTTCGTCGCCCGCGAGCTGATTCCGTTGATGGAGGCGCAAGGGCGGGACAGCGAGGAATCGGCCATCGTTTTGGGCGCTTCCGGCTGGCAAACCTTCTGGCACGTCACGTTGCCGAACATCAAATGGGGTTTGCTTTACGGGGTCATCTTGTGCAACGCCAGAGCCATGGGGGAGTTCGGCGCGGTGTCGGTGGTGTCCGGCCACATTCGCGGGCGCACCAACACCATGCCGTTGTATGTCGAGATTCTCTACAATGAATACAATTTCGCCGCCGCCTTCGCGGTGGCTTCCTTGCTGGCTTTGTTGGCCTTGCTGACGCTGGCTGTCAAAAGCTTCGTGGAATGGCAAGGCCGCCAGCAGTTGCTGGCGAGTGAGGACTCCTGAAATGCGCCGGTCGCGGGCATTGGCCTCCACCTCGCTAGTTAGGCTCCCTCAGCCGATCGAAAATTACCACCGCAATCCGAACCGGAGATGCAGCAGATGATGGCGCAACGGGGGGGCGGCGTTGGCCCGCCGGGCCGGTTCCTCGGCGATATCAGTCCCACCCAGACCTGGCGGGCTTTGCAAGACCAACCGGAAGCTGTGCTGGTGGATGTTCGCACCAACGCCGAATGGGCTTATGTCGGCGGCCCCGACCTCGCCGCTTTGGATAAATTCCTGATCTGCGTCGAGTGGCTGAGGTTTCCGACCATGGAGCTCAATTCGCGGTTTCTTGAGGAATTACAGGATCACGGCGTAAATCCGAGCCAGGAGGTCTATTTGATTTGCCGCAGCGGCGTGCGGTCGCGGCAAGCCGCCGAACTGCTCGCCCGGCACGGTTACACCACCTATAACGTAGCGGACGGCTTCGAAGGCCAGATCGACGCCGCCGGCCATCGCGGCGTGGGCGGTTGGCGGGCCGAGGGCCTGCCTTGGCGCCAAAGTTGAAGGGCGTGCTCGTAGAGCCATTTCCCGTTATGCCTCCGGCCGCCATCACTCCTGTCAAAGCCAGCGCCTTAGCAATCGATGTGGGCGCCACCGCCGAGGACGCCTTCATCGCGGTGCTCGACGCTTGCTTGCGTCACGCCGCCGCCAACTTGCCGGCGGTGCTCGACGGACAAATCGAAGGCGTCCATCAGATGCGGGTGGCGTTCCGGCGGCTGCGCTCCGGTCTGAAAAGTTTTCGACCGCTGGTGCCGCGCGAAGCCAGCGCTGGGTTGGTCGAGGATATCCGCTGGCTCAACGGCTTCCTGGGGCCGGCGCGCGACTGGGATGTGTTCTTGCAAGAAGGGTTGACCCCGGTGTTTAGCCGGTTCCCACGCAAGCGCGGGCTGATCTTGTTCCGCTCCAAGGCCGAAACCGTGCGCCGGACCCACCATCGCACGCTGCGGACGGCTTTGGGCGAACCCCGCTATCGGGCGATGCTGGAACAGTTCGCCGATTGGTTGGAGCGCCGCTCGTGGCGGGACGCGATCGGCGACGAGCAACGACAACGGTTGGACAAACCGGTGCTCGCTTTCGCGACGCCGCTGCTCGAACGGGACCACCGCCGGGCGGTCAAGCGGGGAGCCGCCTTTACGGAACTCTCCGCCGAGGCGCGGCACGCCTTGCGCATTCGCATCAAGGAACTGCGTTACGCGCTGGATTTCTTCGCCACCCTCTATCCGGCTGAAAAAGTCAAACCCTATGCGGGTACCTTGGCCAACTTACAGGACGCCTTGGGCGTGCTGAACGATGGCGCGGTCGTCCATCGCTTGTTGGACGAGGCCGGTTTGACGGCGGCCTCCGCCGCCAGGCAAGTCATTGAGGGTTGGTACGGTTGTCGGATGGATGTTCATGAAGGGCTGTTCGCGGGGCTCTGGCAGCCGTTCGTGACGTGCGAGCGCCCCTGGAAAGATTGATCGAGGCGTTGTTTTCGCCAGCCGCTACAATCCATAAAGCAGTCACTCCGAAAGCCCAGCCGCTTTCTCCAGTAAAATTATAACGCTCGCCGCCCGAGAGAGGATAACCACGTGCCTGATCTGACCTTGACCCAGCAATTGACCGAGCTGATCGCCAGCAAGCCGGTCACGTCCACCGATCTCGAACATGCCGCCTTGTTGACGCTGGATACCATGGCGAACGCGCTGGCCGGTCGCGCGACCGAGCCCGGTGCGATCTTGTTGCGCTGGGCCGGCGAAAGTCTGGATACCCAGCGCCAGGCGTTCTTGTTTGGAGCGCTGACTCACATTCTGGAAACCGATGACCTACACCGAGCTTCGGTGGTGCATCCTGGCTGTGTGGTGGCGCCGGCGGCCTGGTGGTTGGCGGTGCGGGAAGGCATTCGCGGCCATGCCGTGCTCAAGGCGATCTTGTGGGGTTACGAAGCGGCGATCCGCGTGGGCATGGCCGTCGGTCCGACTCATTATCGGATTTGGCACAACACCGCAACGTGTGGCCCCTATGGCTCGGCGATGGCGGCGGCGGGGTTGTTGCAACTCGATGCGCCGGCGACAGCTCATGCCTTGGGCAACGCCGGAGCCCAATCATCCGGGCTTTGGCAATTTATGGACACCGGGGCGATGACCAAACACCTGCACGCCGGCCGGGCGGCGGAGGCGGGCGTGCTGGCGGCGGATTTGGCGCGTTCCGGTTTCACCGGACCTTCAAGGATTCTGGAAGGCGCCAAGGGCTGGTTCGTTGCAACGTGTCCCGACGCCGATCCCGCCGCGGTGACGCGTGATCCAGCTGGCCCCTGGCAGTTGCTGCAAACCTCGATCAAGCCTTGGCCTTCTTGCCGGCATACCCATCCGGCCATCGACGCCGCGCTTGAGTTGCGCCACCGCATCGTGGTCGAGGCGATTGAACGGATCGAAGTGGAAGCGTATCCAGCGGCTTTGCAGGTTTGTGATCGCGCCGCGCCGCAGAGCGATTATGAAGCCAAATTCTCACTGCAACATTGCGTGGCGGCGGCGCTGACCCGAGAGGCGGTGGATTTCGCGGCCTTTGCCGAACCCGCGCGCGAGGAGCTGGCGGCGCTGCGCGAGCGGGTCACCGTGCGGGTGGCCGAGCCTTACGCCACGGCTTATCCGCACGCCTGGGGCAGCGCGGTGACGGTGACGGCGCGCGATGGCGAACGGCTGACCGTGCGGCGCACTCATGCCAAAGGCGATCCCGAAGCGGCCATATCGCCGGTCGAATTGATCGCCAAGGCCCGCATGTTGATGACTTACGGCGGGGTGCGCGAACCAGATCGACTCATCGACGCCATCCTGGCGCTTTCCGACGATGCGGCGTTGCCGCATTTGCCATTGCGAGCCAACTGATTTTGGCAATGCAGCAAAATAAGCGGAAAAATTCTGCGATAACCAGTTGTTTATTCAATAAAATGTTGTTTTTTGCCGAAAAACAACGAAAACTGGTATGTTTTTTCTGATTTTTTTGCTAAGATAGCCAGCGTGTGACGGGCAGTTCTCTTCTCCTCAGCCTGTCGCACATCCTCCTTTGGTGGTTTTTGGCCGGACGCTCTTGTCCGGCCTTTTTTTGTTTGTATGACGGCTGATCGAGCGAAAGATATCGGAAAAGGCGGCCCTACCAGCTTGGACCTTCTTGCTGCGGCGCGAACACGAACTGGCCCTGGTGGATGGGGTGTCAGCGGGAGGCGCGACCGCGCTAGAATTGATTTATCCAGAGTGATTGACGACAAAAAGCCCCGCTCGAGGCGGGGCTTCGCTGGGCTAAAAGCGCTCTAGCGAACGCTGTCAGTCGTCGCCGGAGAAGATGCCCAGGATTTGCAGCAGGTTGACGAACAGATTGAACAGCGTGATGTAGAGGGTGACGGTGGCCATGATGTAGTTAGTTTCACCGCCGTGGATGATATCGCTGGTCTGCCACAGGATCATGCCGGACATCAGCAGAATCACCATCGCCGAGACGGCCAGGGACAACATCGGCAAGTGGAACAGGACGGCGCCGATGCTAGCCAGAAAGGCGACCAGCATACCCACCATCAAAAAGCCGCCCATGAAGCTGAAATCCTTGCGGCTGACCAGCGCATAGCCGGACAGGGCCAGGAAAATCGCGCCGGTGCCGGCCAACGCGGTCATCACCAGTTGCGGGCCGTTGGGCAAGCTCAGATACAGGCTCAGGATCGGTCCCAAGGTATAACCGAGGAAACCGGTCAGCGCGAAGACCGCCGCCAAACCCCAAACGCTGTTGCGCAGTTTAGTGACGACGAACAGCAAACCGAAATAGCCGCCCAGAGTGATCAGCCAGTGCAGCGGCGGCGCGTGGGTGACGATGGCGACGCCCGCCGTGAACGCGCTGAACAGCAGGGTCATCGACAGCAACAGGTAAGTGTTGCGCAAGACCTTATTGGTGGTCAGCGATCGTTCAGGCGCCAGCGTAACCGGTGCCTTGGCCAGTAAATCGTTTCTTTGCAGCATTGGGTTATCAACCTCCCAGGATGATCGAACTGACACTTTATGACAGGGATAAACGCGGACGGTTCCCGTTTGGAGCGGCCGGTTTCATGATTGATTTTATATCGCTTTGTCGCCAGTTTCCCAGTTTCAATTGTCGCCTTGAGGTCGTTGCCCGTGTTTCCCCTTTTTGGCAAGGCGATAGGGTGGGGAGATTCATAGCGTTATGTTTTGCTAAAAAAACGCTTGGGCTGACCGGTGAAATAATAACCATAGCGGTAAAAAATCTGCGGAATCGCGGATTTTAATACTTTTCAAAACGTTCCGAGACTTCTTGAAACCTTGAAATGGTGGAGGCGGGGGGAATCGAACCCCCGTCCGCAAATCCTCCGCCCTCGGCCCTACATGCTTAGCCTGGTCTTTGCTTTAACCGCTCGCAACCCGACCGGCAGGGCGGCGAACGGCGGTTCCGGTCAGTTTTAGCGCCTCACCCCCGGACAAGATCGGCGCGAGCTTATGTTGGGTCGACCCCTGAAGCGCCCCGAAGGGCTACGGACCTCACAAGCAAGTTCCGGTCAGAGGCTGGCGGGCGTTAGGCCGCCAGTGCGTAGCTGTCGTCGTTGGCGACTATAGTTTGCAGCCTGATTAACGAGGCGAGCTGCATCCTCGGCATGCGCCTCAGGTTTTGCAATCCACGTCGAAACCGGATCGCCCCCGTTAGCGCCATTATGATAGCGCGACGACCGTAAAGTTCCCAGCGAACTATCGTTCCCGCATCAGCCGCTGCTTGTCGCGCTCCCAATCGCGATCCTTGTCGGTCGCCCGCTTGTCGTATTCTTTCTTGCCGCGCGCCAGGCCGATATCCAGCTTGGCGCGGTTGTGTTTCCAGTACATCGACAGCGGAATCAAGGTGTAGCCCTTGCGCTCGACCGAGCCGATCAGCCGGCCGATCTCCTCCTTGTGTAACAACAGCTTGCGAGTGCGGGTCGGGTCGGCCTGAACGTGAGTGGAGGCCGAGGCCAGCGGCGAGATGTGACAGCCGAACAAGAACGCCTCACCGTCGCGCAGCAGCACGTAGCTTTCCTTGAGATGGGCGCGGCTGGCCCGCAGGCTTTTGACCTCCCAGCCCTGCAAGGCCAAGCCCGCCTCGTAATGCTCTTCAATGAAATATTCGTGATACGCCTTCTTGTTGCCGGCGATCTGAGGGTTGGTCGTTGGTTTCTTGCTCATGGTCGAATCTTAATGAGAGGCTGAACGCGGGCGGCTTGGCGGGTAACGCTTGAGGATGGGCACCGATTCAACCAAACTTGCCCCGCTGGAGTCTGATAACAATATCGATAACGCCGTAATGGAGAGCGAGTCGTGGCGACCGTCAACAAAAGCGCCCTGGTCCTGTATTCGGCGGCTGAAATGTACGGGTTGGTCGAAAACATCGAAGCGTATCCACAATTTTTGCCCTGGTGTCGGTCCGCTCGCATCCTGAGCCGCAGCGCGGATGAAGTGCGGGCGACCATCGAAATGGCCAAGAGTGGCGTGCATAAATCCTTTACCACCTGCAACCGAATGCAACCCAACAAAATGATCGATATCCGGCTGTTGGAAGGCCCTTTCAAACGCTTGCAAGGCTATTGGCGCTTCGAGTCGCTGCGTGCCGGCGCTTCCAAGGTGTCGCTCGACATGGAGTTCGAGTTTGCCAATACCTTGCTGCGAGTGGCGGTCGAGCCCGTCTTCAAACAAATCGCCAACTCGCTGGTGGACGCTTTCTGCAAGCGCGCGGTGGACCTCTATGGCCGACGCTGATCCCAAACCAGCCACCGTCCGGGTCGAAATCGCCTATGCTCGCCCCGACGAACAGACGATCCTCACGGTCGAGGTGCCGGCGGGCGCGACGCTGGAACAAGCGATCCTCGACTCCCATATTTTGGAACGATTTCCAGAAATTCAACTCCCAACCGCCAAGGTCGGAGTGTTCGGCAAGCTGAGCAAGCTGTCGGCCGCCGTGCGGCCCGGCGACCGGGTCGAAATCTACCGGCCCTTGCTGGCCGACCCCAAGGAGGTGCGCAAGAAGCGGGCCGCCGAGGGCAAGCGGATGCGCAAGGGCGGCGGCGATGCGGAAGCCGAATCCGCTTAATTCTTCGCCCCGTCCTCGACTCTATCGAGCGTTTCG is from Candidatus Competibacteraceae bacterium and encodes:
- a CDS encoding RnfH family protein translates to MADADPKPATVRVEIAYARPDEQTILTVEVPAGATLEQAILDSHILERFPEIQLPTAKVGVFGKLSKLSAAVRPGDRVEIYRPLLADPKEVRKKRAAEGKRMRKGGGDAEAESA
- a CDS encoding sulfate ABC transporter substrate-binding protein, whose amino-acid sequence is MRFLRSVRTLLAGVTVLWLGAAQADVTLLNVAYDVTRELYKDINTAFIEHWAKTTGERISVEQSHGGSSKQALSVASGLEADVVTMNQVTDIDLLARSGVVSEDWRKRLPYNSAPYTSTTIFLVRKGNPKNIRDWDDLAKPGVAVIVPNPKVTGNGRYTYLAAWGYAVKKGGDEAAAREFVTRLFRNVPVLDGGGRGATTTFTQRNMGDVLVTFENEAVLINRELGTGQFDVVYPSISVEAEAPVAVADKVVDKKGTRKQAQAYLEFLYSPAAQEIIARHFYRPRLEAVFRKHAEQFKSLQLFTIDEVFGSWAKAQQTHFADGGVYDQIVVNR
- a CDS encoding CHAD domain-containing protein; amino-acid sequence: MPPAAITPVKASALAIDVGATAEDAFIAVLDACLRHAAANLPAVLDGQIEGVHQMRVAFRRLRSGLKSFRPLVPREASAGLVEDIRWLNGFLGPARDWDVFLQEGLTPVFSRFPRKRGLILFRSKAETVRRTHHRTLRTALGEPRYRAMLEQFADWLERRSWRDAIGDEQRQRLDKPVLAFATPLLERDHRRAVKRGAAFTELSAEARHALRIRIKELRYALDFFATLYPAEKVKPYAGTLANLQDALGVLNDGAVVHRLLDEAGLTAASAARQVIEGWYGCRMDVHEGLFAGLWQPFVTCERPWKD
- the smpB gene encoding SsrA-binding protein SmpB yields the protein MSKKPTTNPQIAGNKKAYHEYFIEEHYEAGLALQGWEVKSLRASRAHLKESYVLLRDGEAFLFGCHISPLASASTHVQADPTRTRKLLLHKEEIGRLIGSVERKGYTLIPLSMYWKHNRAKLDIGLARGKKEYDKRATDKDRDWERDKQRLMRER
- the cysW gene encoding sulfate ABC transporter permease subunit CysW, which produces MGAAVATHWTTHARRFEASAATREPAWVKGVLLAIALGFFALFLVLPLATVFTEALRRGWSVYLAALVEPDALSAIGLTLLVAAIAVPLNLVFGISVAWAIAKFNFPGKHLLGTLIDLPFSVSPVVAGLIYVLLFGAQGWFGGWLIAHDLKIIFAVPGLVLATVFVTCPFVARELIPLMEAQGRDSEESAIVLGASGWQTFWHVTLPNIKWGLLYGVILCNARAMGEFGAVSVVSGHIRGRTNTMPLYVEILYNEYNFAAAFAVASLLALLALLTLAVKSFVEWQGRQQLLASEDS
- a CDS encoding MmgE/PrpD family protein, which codes for MTLTQQLTELIASKPVTSTDLEHAALLTLDTMANALAGRATEPGAILLRWAGESLDTQRQAFLFGALTHILETDDLHRASVVHPGCVVAPAAWWLAVREGIRGHAVLKAILWGYEAAIRVGMAVGPTHYRIWHNTATCGPYGSAMAAAGLLQLDAPATAHALGNAGAQSSGLWQFMDTGAMTKHLHAGRAAEAGVLAADLARSGFTGPSRILEGAKGWFVATCPDADPAAVTRDPAGPWQLLQTSIKPWPSCRHTHPAIDAALELRHRIVVEAIERIEVEAYPAALQVCDRAAPQSDYEAKFSLQHCVAAALTREAVDFAAFAEPAREELAALRERVTVRVAEPYATAYPHAWGSAVTVTARDGERLTVRRTHAKGDPEAAISPVELIAKARMLMTYGGVREPDRLIDAILALSDDAALPHLPLRAN
- the cysT gene encoding sulfate ABC transporter permease subunit CysT; its protein translation is MAVAKTPRVLPGLPLTLGYSLFYLGLVVLVPLSTVFLKSATLDWEQFWAIVSAPRVMASYRVTFGTALLAASLNGVFGLIFAWVLVRYSFPGKRVVDALVDLPFALPTAVAGIALTAIYAGNGWLGQWLEPLGVKVAFTPLGILIALTFIGLPFVVRTVQPVLEELDTELEEAAACLGADRWQTFWRVVLPVLLPALLTGFALAFARAVGEYGSVIFIAGNVPLVSEITPLLIISKLEQFDYTGATAIAVVMLVVSFALLFVINGLQIWANRSRARS
- a CDS encoding type II toxin-antitoxin system RatA family toxin; its protein translation is MATVNKSALVLYSAAEMYGLVENIEAYPQFLPWCRSARILSRSADEVRATIEMAKSGVHKSFTTCNRMQPNKMIDIRLLEGPFKRLQGYWRFESLRAGASKVSLDMEFEFANTLLRVAVEPVFKQIANSLVDAFCKRAVDLYGRR
- a CDS encoding rhodanese-like domain-containing protein, with protein sequence MAQRGGGVGPPGRFLGDISPTQTWRALQDQPEAVLVDVRTNAEWAYVGGPDLAALDKFLICVEWLRFPTMELNSRFLEELQDHGVNPSQEVYLICRSGVRSRQAAELLARHGYTTYNVADGFEGQIDAAGHRGVGGWRAEGLPWRQS
- a CDS encoding Bax inhibitor-1/YccA family protein, with the translated sequence MLQRNDLLAKAPVTLAPERSLTTNKVLRNTYLLLSMTLLFSAFTAGVAIVTHAPPLHWLITLGGYFGLLFVVTKLRNSVWGLAAVFALTGFLGYTLGPILSLYLSLPNGPQLVMTALAGTGAIFLALSGYALVSRKDFSFMGGFLMVGMLVAFLASIGAVLFHLPMLSLAVSAMVILLMSGMILWQTSDIIHGGETNYIMATVTLYITLFNLFVNLLQILGIFSGDD